In the bacterium genome, one interval contains:
- the thiC gene encoding phosphomethylpyrimidine synthase ThiC, with protein MRAEWILKRKQDKTPTQIFYARHHVITEEMQHVAKTENLSPEFVRQEIAKGRMIIPANKNHKNLVPMAIGIGSLCKINANIGNSAVTSKIDEELEKLHAAVHLGADTVMDLSTGGNIPEIRKAIIEASPVPIGTVPIYEALSRVKKVSDLNIDIMLEVIEEQAEQGVDYMTIHAGVLEEFLQYIPGRITGIVSRGGSMLANWIKHNKKENFLYTHFDRISEVLAKHDVSYSLGDGLRPGCLADASDEAQFGELKVLGELTLKAWEKNVQVMIEGPGHVPADQIEMNVKKQMKLCHEAPFYVLGPLVTDIAPGYDHITSSIGATLAGTAGAAMLCYVTPKEHLGLPNAEDVRQGVVAYKIAAHASDVARHRLGVRDRDDALSRARYNFKWKEQFALSLDPETAQRMHDETLPQDSFKEAHFCSMCGPKFCSMKITQDMDKIAV; from the coding sequence ATGCGCGCGGAATGGATTTTAAAAAGAAAACAAGACAAAACCCCCACTCAAATTTTTTATGCCCGTCATCATGTTATTACCGAAGAAATGCAGCACGTGGCTAAAACCGAAAACTTATCGCCCGAATTTGTGCGCCAGGAAATAGCAAAAGGCCGCATGATTATCCCGGCCAACAAAAATCACAAAAATTTAGTCCCTATGGCCATCGGCATCGGCAGCCTGTGTAAAATTAATGCCAATATCGGTAACTCGGCTGTTACCAGTAAAATTGATGAAGAACTCGAAAAACTGCACGCGGCCGTTCATTTGGGTGCCGACACCGTGATGGATTTATCCACCGGCGGCAATATTCCCGAAATACGCAAGGCTATTATTGAAGCGAGCCCCGTTCCTATTGGTACGGTACCCATTTACGAAGCGTTAAGCCGTGTTAAAAAAGTATCGGATCTCAATATTGATATCATGCTAGAAGTCATTGAAGAACAGGCCGAACAAGGTGTGGATTACATGACCATCCACGCCGGTGTGTTAGAAGAATTTTTACAATACATCCCCGGCCGCATCACCGGCATTGTAAGCCGCGGTGGTTCCATGCTGGCAAACTGGATTAAACACAACAAAAAAGAAAACTTTTTATATACGCATTTCGATCGCATCTCGGAAGTTTTAGCCAAGCACGATGTGAGTTACAGTTTAGGCGACGGTTTACGCCCCGGTTGTTTGGCCGATGCATCGGATGAAGCTCAATTTGGCGAATTAAAAGTGTTGGGCGAACTCACCTTAAAAGCCTGGGAAAAGAATGTTCAGGTGATGATTGAAGGCCCAGGCCATGTTCCCGCCGATCAAATTGAAATGAACGTGAAAAAACAAATGAAGCTGTGCCACGAAGCACCCTTTTATGTGTTGGGACCTTTGGTGACAGACATTGCTCCCGGTTACGATCACATCACCTCGTCTATTGGGGCCACCCTGGCCGGAACAGCTGGTGCTGCCATGTTATGTTACGTGACTCCTAAAGAACATTTAGGACTTCCCAACGCCGAAGACGTGCGCCAGGGTGTGGTGGCTTATAAAATTGCGGCCCATGCATCGGATGTAGCGCGTCACCGTTTAGGTGTACGTGATCGTGACGATGCTCTCTCTCGTGCCCGTTACAATTTTAAATGGAAGGAACAGTTTGCTCTTTCGCTAGACCCCGAAACCGCCCAGCGTATGCACGACGAAACCTTGCCGCAAGACTCTTTTAAAGAAGCCCATTTTTGTTCCATGTGCGGCCCCAAATTTTGCAGCATGAAAATTACGCAGGATATGGATAAGATTGCTGTATAA
- a CDS encoding MBL fold metallo-hydrolase, with amino-acid sequence MTNSIHFIGHASVLAKLGGQNFYIDTNFSTKLLGVSKRQIPVGIDLSNLPQPTALLVTHAHYDHLDLPSYKYFSQNIPIICPEGLGSLISKFLHNPVTELKSGSTHTFGDVSIHAVPTKHYGFRLSGLTYRNCLGYVLEHKNHTIYHPGDTAYGPHFKEIGQKFKIDTACLPIGAYRPLWIMKNRHMGPEDALQAFDDLQAKAMIPIHWGSFKLALDGLNESLEILKTKISGTPMASKIKILNAGEKHPLNS; translated from the coding sequence ATGACAAATTCTATCCATTTTATTGGTCACGCCTCGGTATTGGCTAAATTGGGCGGCCAAAATTTTTACATTGATACTAATTTTTCTACCAAACTATTGGGTGTATCTAAGCGCCAAATTCCTGTGGGTATTGATTTAAGTAATTTGCCTCAACCCACAGCTCTACTGGTAACACACGCCCATTACGATCACCTCGATTTACCTTCGTATAAATATTTTTCACAAAATATTCCTATTATATGCCCAGAAGGCTTAGGCAGCCTTATTTCCAAATTTTTGCACAACCCTGTTACCGAACTTAAATCCGGCAGCACGCACACTTTTGGTGATGTTAGCATTCATGCCGTTCCTACCAAACATTATGGTTTTAGGTTATCGGGCCTTACTTACAGAAATTGTTTGGGCTATGTCCTGGAACATAAAAATCATACAATCTATCATCCCGGCGATACAGCCTACGGCCCTCATTTTAAGGAAATTGGCCAAAAATTTAAAATTGATACGGCTTGTCTGCCTATTGGTGCTTATCGCCCTTTGTGGATCATGAAAAACCGCCACATGGGACCCGAAGATGCTTTGCAGGCTTTTGATGACCTGCAAGCCAAAGCCATGATCCCTATTCATTGGGGCAGTTTTAAACTGGCATTGGATGGGCTTAACGAATCGCTCGAAATTCTTAAAACCAAAATCAGCGGCACTCCCATGGCTTCCAAAATAAAAATCTTAAATGCCGGAGAAAAACACCCGCTAAATAGTTAG
- a CDS encoding thiazole synthase: MNDLLTIAGKSFSSRLLLGTASYPNLDILTRAIEASATQICTVAIRRINLAETGDEGLIKLLVDKKLHLLPNTAGCYTAREAVLTAKLAREALNTNWIKLEVIGDKYSLYPDTQELLKATEELVKDGFVVLPYTTDDPVVAKKLCDAGAAAVMPLGAPIGSGRGIVNPINIELIKKQSSVPVILDAGIGSASHAALAMELGCDAVLLNTAVANAQNPVLMAGAMKDAVNAGRACFLAGAIPQKKMATPSSPTKGKINWS, translated from the coding sequence ATGAACGATTTACTCACCATAGCCGGAAAAAGTTTTTCTTCTAGATTGCTGCTGGGCACCGCCTCCTATCCCAATTTAGATATACTGACACGTGCCATAGAAGCATCCGCCACACAAATTTGTACAGTTGCCATCCGTCGCATTAATTTAGCTGAAACAGGTGATGAAGGTTTGATCAAATTATTAGTCGATAAAAAGCTGCATCTTTTACCCAACACTGCCGGCTGCTATACAGCCCGCGAAGCCGTGCTCACCGCCAAACTCGCGCGTGAAGCTTTAAACACCAACTGGATTAAACTAGAAGTGATTGGCGATAAATATTCGCTCTATCCCGATACCCAGGAACTGTTAAAGGCTACCGAAGAATTGGTGAAAGACGGGTTTGTGGTGTTGCCCTACACTACGGATGACCCGGTAGTGGCTAAAAAATTATGCGATGCGGGAGCGGCTGCTGTAATGCCCTTAGGAGCTCCCATTGGCAGTGGGCGTGGCATTGTTAATCCTATCAATATTGAGCTTATTAAAAAACAAAGCAGCGTGCCGGTTATTTTAGATGCCGGCATTGGATCGGCCTCGCACGCAGCTTTAGCCATGGAATTAGGCTGTGATGCCGTGCTTTTAAACACCGCCGTTGCGAACGCTCAAAACCCGGTATTGATGGCTGGGGCTATGAAAGATGCGGTTAATGCCGGCAGAGCCTGCTTTTTAGCCGGGGCTATCCCACAAAAAAAGATGGCCACCCCTTCCAGCCCCACCAAGGGAAAAATAAACTGGTCTTAA
- a CDS encoding DUF4911 domain-containing protein codes for MIKFLIEAYENLMDISTVENYPTDSKIQIRVASDFLNDCLDILADMEKRFPMTRLDDNQTVSQGNY; via the coding sequence ATGATTAAATTTTTAATCGAGGCCTATGAAAATTTAATGGATATTTCGACGGTAGAAAACTATCCCACCGATTCTAAAATTCAAATTAGAGTGGCGTCGGACTTTTTAAACGATTGTCTGGATATTTTAGCCGATATGGAAAAACGTTTTCCCATGACACGCCTAGATGACAATCAAACCGTGTCGCAGGGTAATTATTAG
- the thiO gene encoding glycine oxidase ThiO codes for MSNPIVVIGGGVIGLSIAHHLAFRHQDVLVVEKNTCGSGASLKAAGMITPASEVVFGEEKLLNLFIESHKRYPGFVKKLQTLSDLSVDFIANGSLTVALDQDDLKEMNRIFEFHKKLGLPAEKLSKKQLLQMESYLTSDCVEALYSNNEYCIDNRKLVNALVRAIKVQGGKILENTHVTSIAREKNGEYILHNTSTPIKASQVVLASGVETYPSSELTKNIPALRPVKGQALELKTVLDHPITRPIRTIHRFPMYLVPRSDNRLILGATKEEMGFDARVTAGAMLELIYAASRTLPMVEEMEVLSSWAGHRAAFRDHAPVLGPIDDENFVLALGFYRHGIMLTPLIGEIIADYLTERKYSPFMDEWGMGRFK; via the coding sequence ATGAGTAACCCCATTGTTGTTATTGGCGGTGGCGTTATTGGCTTATCTATTGCCCATCATTTGGCCTTTAGACACCAAGATGTTCTTGTTGTTGAAAAAAATACCTGTGGCAGCGGTGCATCGCTTAAAGCAGCCGGGATGATTACGCCTGCATCGGAAGTGGTATTTGGTGAAGAAAAACTGCTCAATCTTTTCATAGAAAGTCACAAACGCTACCCCGGTTTTGTTAAAAAACTCCAAACCCTTTCCGATTTATCGGTAGATTTTATTGCCAACGGTTCTCTTACCGTAGCACTCGATCAGGATGATTTAAAAGAAATGAACCGGATTTTTGAATTTCACAAAAAACTGGGATTGCCGGCCGAAAAATTATCTAAAAAACAATTATTGCAGATGGAGTCTTATCTTACGTCCGATTGTGTAGAAGCCCTTTATAGTAATAACGAGTATTGTATTGATAACCGCAAATTGGTTAATGCTTTGGTACGCGCCATTAAAGTACAGGGCGGAAAAATTTTGGAAAATACCCACGTTACTTCTATCGCTCGCGAAAAAAACGGTGAGTATATTCTCCATAACACCAGTACTCCTATTAAGGCTTCGCAAGTAGTGCTGGCCAGTGGTGTAGAAACATATCCATCCAGCGAACTTACTAAAAATATACCGGCCCTGCGCCCTGTAAAAGGCCAGGCTCTGGAATTAAAAACGGTGCTGGACCATCCCATTACACGCCCTATCCGCACCATTCATCGTTTTCCCATGTATTTGGTGCCCCGAAGCGACAATCGTTTAATTTTAGGCGCCACCAAAGAAGAAATGGGCTTTGATGCCCGGGTTACCGCGGGGGCCATGCTAGAACTTATTTATGCTGCCTCGCGTACGCTGCCCATGGTAGAAGAAATGGAAGTATTAAGCAGCTGGGCTGGTCATCGTGCGGCTTTTCGTGATCATGCCCCCGTGTTAGGCCCCATTGACGATGAAAATTTTGTACTGGCCTTGGGTTTTTACCGTCACGGCATTATGCTCACCCCTCTTATTGGAGAAATTATTGCCGATTACTTAACCGAAAGAAAATATTCTCCCTTTATGGATGAATGGGGGATGGGCCGTTTTAAATGA
- a CDS encoding ArsR family transcriptional regulator, producing the protein MKVKKFKIRSLKDSLKNVADVLKKIQAGKKVKPQEGVYFEDMEAMRKILTPERLKLLHYIKTDKPHSIYQVAKGLKKDIKNVADDLNFLSQIGLVEMEETKGARGQKKPVLLYDQITFELTI; encoded by the coding sequence ATGAAAGTGAAAAAATTTAAAATTCGTTCGTTAAAAGACAGTCTTAAAAATGTTGCGGATGTTTTAAAGAAAATTCAGGCCGGAAAAAAAGTAAAACCGCAAGAAGGTGTTTATTTTGAAGATATGGAAGCTATGCGTAAAATACTGACGCCCGAAAGGCTTAAGCTATTGCATTATATTAAAACAGATAAACCGCATTCTATTTATCAGGTGGCCAAAGGGTTAAAAAAAGACATTAAAAACGTAGCGGATGATCTTAATTTTTTATCGCAAATAGGGCTTGTAGAAATGGAAGAGACTAAAGGTGCGAGAGGCCAAAAAAAACCCGTTTTACTGTATGATCAAATTACGTTTGAACTAACTATTTAG
- the thiS gene encoding sulfur carrier protein ThiS, which yields MDIVVNGNHQKVEHGTSLLALLEHLQVNHSNIAIAINENIVPKSEYTTKLLNHDDKIEIIRPVGGG from the coding sequence ATGGATATTGTGGTGAATGGTAACCATCAAAAAGTAGAACATGGTACTAGCCTTTTAGCGCTACTGGAACACTTACAGGTAAACCATTCCAATATTGCAATAGCCATTAACGAAAATATTGTTCCAAAATCGGAATATACAACTAAATTATTAAACCATGACGATAAGATTGAAATTATCCGTCCTGTGGGGGGAGGCTAA